A stretch of DNA from Mesorhizobium onobrychidis:
AGCGAGCCGTCGAGCGACAAGCCTGAGATCGAGCCGTTGTAGAGGGCTCGCTCCATCATGTCGGCATAGCGCGCATTGGGTCCCATGCCGAGCATGCGGCTCGCCCAGAACACCAATCCGACCGACGCACAGGTCTCGGCATAGGCGGTTTCATTGGGCAGATCGTAGTCTGCGGTAAAGCCCTCATTGTGCGACGACGGTCCAATGCCGCCGGTGATGTAGAGGTTCTTGGTGGTGAGATCGTCCCACAGCCGGTCGAGCGCCACCCGCAGCGAGTCGTCGCCATATTCGGTCGCGATATCGGCCATGCCCGAATAGAGGTACATCGCCCTGACCGCATGGCCGACGACCTTGTCCTGATCGCGCACCGGCTTGTGCGATTGGCTGTATTCGTAGGTCTTGAAATGATAGGCTTTTGGGTCCACGCTGCGGGCCCGCGCCTCCTCGTCGAAATAATGCGGCTCAAGCCCGCGCTGGTCGATGAAGTATTTTGCCAGGTCCATGTACTTTTGCTGGCCCGTGACCCGCGCGAGCTTGACCAGCGCCAGCTCGATCTCCTCGTGGCCGCAATAGCCCTTCCTCTTGCCGGGCTCGGGACCGAACGTCTCGGCGATATGGTCGGCATAGCGGCACATGATGTCGAGCAGCTTGCGTTTTCCCGTGGCCTGGTAGTAGGCGACCGCGCCCTCGATCAGATGCCCGGCGCAATAGAGTTCATGGCAATCGCGCAGATTGGTCCAGCGCAAGCCGAGCTGGATGCGCTGGTACCAGCTGGAGAGATAACCGTCGGGCTGCTGCAGCTTGCCGTACATGTCGATGACGGCGTCGATCTTCTGCTCCAGCTCGTCATTGCGGCGGCGATAGAGCGAGTAGGCGGCGGTCTCGATGGTCTTGCCCCAATCGGAGTCCCAGAACATCTGGGTCGTCACCGTAGATCCCGTGAACTCGCTGCCGGCGGTGGCTGCCTCGTCCGGCGAGGGTGAGTGGAACGGAATGACGACGCCCGGCGATGGCCGGTCCGGGTCGATCTGCTCCAGCATGCGCGCCTCGACGCAGCGGTCATAGAGGATATCGGCGGTCCTGGTGGCGACGGCATCGACACGGTCGCCCCAGAAGCCTCGCACTTCGACCTGCGGCACGGGCAGCGGACGGAAGGCGAGTTTTGGCTTGCCCAACTTGCCGGTTTGGCCCGGCGTAGTGCCCTGACTGACGGATTGCGATGCGGTCATCAATTTACTCCGGTTCGATTCGATTGGTCACTTCACGGCCCCTGCCATGAGGCCGCGGATGTAGAAGCGCTGCAGCAACAGGAACAGCACCAGGCATGGCACCATCATCACGGTGACGCCGGCCTGCACCGCGCCCCAGTCGATGGCGCCGAAGCGGCCCGACTGCAGCGCCGTCATCATGATCGGCAGCGTGAACTTGGACTGGTCCGTCATCAGCACCAGCGCTGCCAGGAATTCGTTCCAGGCGCCGAGGAACGCGAACAGCGCGATGGTGACGATGCCCGGCCAGACCAGCGGCAGCATCACCCTCAGCAGCATGGTGACATTGTTGGCGCCGTCCATGCGGGCGGCTTCCTCGATCTCGCGCGGCACCGCGTCGAAGGCGTTGCGCATCATGAAAATCGAGAACGGCAGCTGCAGCGTGACATAGACGCAAACCAGCCCGGTCAGCGTGTTGTGCAGGCCGATCTTGGTCAGCACCAGGAAGATGGGCGTCAGGATCGACTGGAACGGGATCATGATCGTCGACAGGATCAGGACGAAGAGCAGGTTCTTCAGCGGAAAGCGGAAGCGCGAGAAACCGTAGCCGGCCAGCACGCTGACGATCACCGACAGCACGACCGTCATGACAGAGACATAGATGCTGTTTTGCGCCGGCAGCCACAGCCCGTCGCCGAACGTATTGAGCGTGGCGTAGTTCTCGACCGAAAAACCCGTCGTCGGCCAGGGCGGCAATGGCGGCTGACGCGATTCCTGCGCCGGCTTGAAGGCCGACAGCACGGTCCAGACGATCGGCGCCAGGAACAGCAGCGAGGCGATGATGCCCGTCGCGTGCTCGGCAATCTGCATGCCGATGCGGCGTTTGCGGCTGCGTGCCTGCGCCATCAGTCAACGCCCTCGGGTTGGCGCAGCAGCCGCAGCTGGATCAGGCTGAGCGCGACCAGGATGACCAGCAGCACCATCGACAGGGCGGCGCCGTAGCCGAGCTTGAACGACACGAATGACTGGTTGAAAATCCAGTAGACGGCGGTCAGCGTCTGGTTGCGCGGCCCGCCGCGCAGGATGATGTAGAACTGGTCGAAGGCCAGCACCGAGCCGGCAACCGACAGGATCAGCGCCAGCGCCAGCGTGCGGCGCATCAGCGGCAGGGTGATGGCGCGAAACCGCGCCAGCGGCCCTGCCCCGTCGATCATCGCCGCCTCCTGCAGATCAGGCGGGATCGATTGCAGGCCGGTCATCAGGATGATCATGGTGAAGCCCGCCACCTTCCACACGACCATGGCGATGATCGACCAGAACGCCGGCTGGAACGTCGCCAGCAGATTGACCTTTTTCTCGGTCAGGCCGAGTTCGAAGGCGGCGGGGCTGAACAGGCCGGAATCGACATTGAGCAGCCACGACCAGAGCAGGCTGGCCGAGGCGAACCCGATGACAGCCGGCATGAAGAAGGACGTCCGGTAGAAGCCGGTCAGCGGCCGCGGCCGTTCGATGAACAGCGCTAGCGGAAAGGCGACGGCGAAGATCGCGATCGTCACCACCACCGTGTAATAGCCGGTGAAACGCAGCGCGTTCCAGAACCTGGTGTCGCGCAGGATCGCCCAGTAATTGTCGAGGCCAATGAACGAGTGCGCGCCCATCAGCGGCCAGTTGTGCAGCGACATCCACGCCGTCATGCAAAGCGGGATGATGAAAAAGACGACGACAAGGGCGACGGCCGGCGCGACATAGAGCAGGCCGATCCACTGCCGGCGGCCGGTGCCGACCAGTTTGCGGCGGCGTGCTGGGGCGGAGGTTGCTGCGATGGTGGTCATGGCTTCCCTTCTCCCCTTGTGGGAGAAGGTGGATCGGCGCGTAGCGCCGAGACGGATGAGGGGTGTTGGACGGAGTGCTGTCGGAGCCAAGCTGGAGCACCCCTCATCCGTCGCCTTCGGCGACACCTTCTCCCACAAGGGGAGAAGGGGGAGCCAACGTCCCGACGGCGCGGTAGCGCGGTGGTTTCCTTGATTGAGCTCATGCCTGTTCTTCCGTTAGCGCTACGTCCCCCTCCCCCTTGAGGGGAGGGTCCGGCCGAAGGCCGGGGGTGGGGTCGCCTGCGAAACGCGCCAAAAGAACGTCGAGCACTGCCGAGACGACCCACCCGGACCTGCGGTCCGACCTCCCCTCGAGGGGGAGGTTAAAGCCGGCGCTTACTGCTGCGGCGCCGAATCGATGATCGACTGCATGGTTTCCTGCGCGTTGGCGATGGCGCCATCGACGTCTTCGCCGAAGAAGACCTCGTTGACCATCTGGTTCCACGGGCCGTTGGCGGAGTTGATCAGGTCGTTGAACACCACCGAATAGGGTGTGCGGCCCTTGGCCATAGCCTCTGCGGCGATCTTGTAGCGCGGGTCGAGTTCCTTCAGCGCCTCATTGGCGATGTCGCCGCGCACGGGAAGGCTGCCGTATTTCGCCAGAATGGTCTGGCCTTCGAGCGAGTAGGCGAAATCGAGGAACTCTTTCACCACCGCGATTTTCGTGGTGCCCTTGGTGACGACGAAATTGTCGCCGCCGGCAAAGGACGACCAGCCGCCATCCTTGCCGGGCAGGAAGGTGACGCCATAGTCGATATCTGGGTATTGCGTGTTCAGCGCGCCGATGGCGAAGGCGCCGGACGGCGAGATGCCGATATTGCCGCCGGCGAAGGCGGCAAAGAAGTTGGAGCCGGTGTCGGTCTGCGCGCCTGCCGGCACCAGATCCTTCTTGATCATCGAGCGGTAGAGGTCGATAGCGCCGCGCAGCTGCGGGCTGTCGAGCGTCGCCTTCGAGCCGTCCTCGGTGAGGATGTCGCCGCCCGAGGCCCAGATCAGCGGCGTGAAGGTGAAGATGTTGCAGCCGCCGCAATTGCCGGAGAAATAGAAGCCCTTGATGTCGCCGCCGAGCGCGTTGACCTTCTCGGCATAGGTTTCGATCTCGGCCCAGTTGGTCGGGCCTTTTTCAGGGTCGAGGCCGGCCTGCTTAAACAACTTCTTGTTCCAGATCAGCACCGAACTATCGGCGGAGAATGGTAGCCCGTAGATGCGGCCCTTGTAGGTGCCGGTCTTGACGTGCGCCGGCGACAGGCTCGAGAAATACGGCAGCGATTTTGCCCAGTCGGTGATGTCTTCCAGCTGGCCGGCGGCAGCGAAGGACGGCGTGTAGATCAGGTCGAGCGAGAGCGCATCGGGTGCGGTGCCGCCGGCGGCGGCGGCGCCGTATTTCGGGATGATCTCGGCATTGGGGATGATGTCCAGCTTGACCTGGTTCTCGTGCCCTTTGTTGAAGGCATCGACGATGCGCGGCATGAAGTTCGAGCCATCGGCACGAACCCAGATGTTGGCGGTCTCGGCGGCGGCGGCCGGCCCGACTGTTGCCAGCGTGGAAAAGATGCTCGCGGCAAAGGCGAGCCCGGTAATCATAGTTCTCATGGTTCTCCTCCTCATGGTTCTGTTTCCTGCGACCGCGCTCCCCGCGCGGGTGACTATCGGCACGGCCCGTTTCGTTCAGCCGCCCGGCGGACGGCCGCATGACTGACGCACCACCAGCCGGCACGGCAGTTTTCGGATGCCCGGCGCGGCGGGTTCGCCGCCGACGAGCGAAAGAAGCGTAAGACCGGCCTCGCGCCCGAGTGCCGCCAGGTTCATGTCGACGGAGGTCAGCGGCGGGCGGGTTGCCTCGGCCACGATCTGCCAATTGTCGAAACCGATGACGCCGACATCGTCCGGCACATCAAGCCCGCGTTCGCGCAGCGCGTCGATGACGCCACGCGCGATCTGGTCGTTGCCGCAGAAGACGGCATCGGGCTTTTCGCCCTTACGGTCGAAGAGTTTCTTCACCGCCTCGTGGCCCCACGCTTCCGACCACGATCCGAGCAATGGTTCCATGGCCGGCAAGCCTTTCTCGGTCAGCACGTCACGATAGGCCTGCGCCCGCGCGTGCACCACCGCAAAGCTCGCCGGCCCGCTGAAATGGACGATGCGGCGGCGCCCGAGCCGCCAAAAGTGCTCGACCGCCAGGCGCGCGCCGCCAGCATCGTCCGACACGAAGGCGATGGCGCCGGGATCGGGCTGGGTGAAGGCGTAGATCACGGGAATGCGCAGATTGGCGAGATCGACCGGCAGATGGCGGTCGATGCGCTTGCCGGTGGCGATGATGCCGTCGACGCGCTTGTCGAGCATGGCCTCGACATGGAGTTGGCCGAGGCGCTGGTCGTCCTCGACATTGCAGAGAAACACCGACACGCCCTTGTCGACCAGCGCATCCGAAATGCCCGACATGACCGGCAGCGAAAAGCGGCCATAGGTGTCGTTGGTGAGCAGCCCGACGGTGAAGGAGCGGCGGCGTAACAGGCTCTGCGCCAGGCTGTTCGGCCGAAAGCCCAGCCGCTGCGCCGTCTCGCGAATGCGCTCACGCGTCTCGGCCATCATCCGCCCCTGCCCGTTCAGCGCTTTTGAGGCCGTGGCGACACTGACGCCAGCGGCGGCGGCCACCTCGCGGAGGGTGACGGGAGTGGGCGCTGGCGAGGCGTCAGAAGCCATTTTGAGCGACGAAAC
This window harbors:
- a CDS encoding carbohydrate ABC transporter permease; the protein is MAQARSRKRRIGMQIAEHATGIIASLLFLAPIVWTVLSAFKPAQESRQPPLPPWPTTGFSVENYATLNTFGDGLWLPAQNSIYVSVMTVVLSVIVSVLAGYGFSRFRFPLKNLLFVLILSTIMIPFQSILTPIFLVLTKIGLHNTLTGLVCVYVTLQLPFSIFMMRNAFDAVPREIEEAARMDGANNVTMLLRVMLPLVWPGIVTIALFAFLGAWNEFLAALVLMTDQSKFTLPIMMTALQSGRFGAIDWGAVQAGVTVMMVPCLVLFLLLQRFYIRGLMAGAVK
- a CDS encoding ABC transporter substrate-binding protein, whose product is MRTMITGLAFAASIFSTLATVGPAAAAETANIWVRADGSNFMPRIVDAFNKGHENQVKLDIIPNAEIIPKYGAAAAGGTAPDALSLDLIYTPSFAAAGQLEDITDWAKSLPYFSSLSPAHVKTGTYKGRIYGLPFSADSSVLIWNKKLFKQAGLDPEKGPTNWAEIETYAEKVNALGGDIKGFYFSGNCGGCNIFTFTPLIWASGGDILTEDGSKATLDSPQLRGAIDLYRSMIKKDLVPAGAQTDTGSNFFAAFAGGNIGISPSGAFAIGALNTQYPDIDYGVTFLPGKDGGWSSFAGGDNFVVTKGTTKIAVVKEFLDFAYSLEGQTILAKYGSLPVRGDIANEALKELDPRYKIAAEAMAKGRTPYSVVFNDLINSANGPWNQMVNEVFFGEDVDGAIANAQETMQSIIDSAPQQ
- a CDS encoding carbohydrate ABC transporter permease, encoding MTTIAATSAPARRRKLVGTGRRQWIGLLYVAPAVALVVVFFIIPLCMTAWMSLHNWPLMGAHSFIGLDNYWAILRDTRFWNALRFTGYYTVVVTIAIFAVAFPLALFIERPRPLTGFYRTSFFMPAVIGFASASLLWSWLLNVDSGLFSPAAFELGLTEKKVNLLATFQPAFWSIIAMVVWKVAGFTMIILMTGLQSIPPDLQEAAMIDGAGPLARFRAITLPLMRRTLALALILSVAGSVLAFDQFYIILRGGPRNQTLTAVYWIFNQSFVSFKLGYGAALSMVLLVILVALSLIQLRLLRQPEGVD
- a CDS encoding LacI family DNA-binding transcriptional regulator codes for the protein MASDASPAPTPVTLREVAAAAGVSVATASKALNGQGRMMAETRERIRETAQRLGFRPNSLAQSLLRRRSFTVGLLTNDTYGRFSLPVMSGISDALVDKGVSVFLCNVEDDQRLGQLHVEAMLDKRVDGIIATGKRIDRHLPVDLANLRIPVIYAFTQPDPGAIAFVSDDAGGARLAVEHFWRLGRRRIVHFSGPASFAVVHARAQAYRDVLTEKGLPAMEPLLGSWSEAWGHEAVKKLFDRKGEKPDAVFCGNDQIARGVIDALRERGLDVPDDVGVIGFDNWQIVAEATRPPLTSVDMNLAALGREAGLTLLSLVGGEPAAPGIRKLPCRLVVRQSCGRPPGG
- a CDS encoding glycoside hydrolase family 127 protein, whose protein sequence is MTASQSVSQGTTPGQTGKLGKPKLAFRPLPVPQVEVRGFWGDRVDAVATRTADILYDRCVEARMLEQIDPDRPSPGVVIPFHSPSPDEAATAGSEFTGSTVTTQMFWDSDWGKTIETAAYSLYRRRNDELEQKIDAVIDMYGKLQQPDGYLSSWYQRIQLGLRWTNLRDCHELYCAGHLIEGAVAYYQATGKRKLLDIMCRYADHIAETFGPEPGKRKGYCGHEEIELALVKLARVTGQQKYMDLAKYFIDQRGLEPHYFDEEARARSVDPKAYHFKTYEYSQSHKPVRDQDKVVGHAVRAMYLYSGMADIATEYGDDSLRVALDRLWDDLTTKNLYITGGIGPSSHNEGFTADYDLPNETAYAETCASVGLVFWASRMLGMGPNARYADMMERALYNGSISGLSLDGSLFFYENPLESRGKHNRWNWHRCPCCPPNVGRMVASIGSYFYGLSDDALAVHLYGNSTARFDIAGRHIELTQASNYPWDGAVSIGVEPEAPTTFTLHLRLPAWCRKAALKVNGEAVDLDEVTSDGYAAIRREWRKGDQVELDLEMAVDRLYANPQVRQDIGRVALARGPLIYCVEETDNAGQLHRMALPHTAQIEAREEPNLLGGVVTLSAVARKEVFENWDDGLYRTEPPAVDEAKITAVPYFAWDNRDPGEMLVWLRDS